The following is a genomic window from Salinibacterium sp. UTAS2018.
CGCGTGGGATTTTGCGCGAGATCGTCGCGGTACATCGTGACGTCAAGAGCCCCGGCAGGGATCACCGAGGAATCGACCGAGCGGATGATGGCCGCGATGCGTGTCGCCAGCGTGACGCCACGCGTAGGAATACCCAAAATGACGAGGTCGTCTGAACCGCGATTGGACTCAAGAATCTCGTGGGAAATACGAGTCAACGCTCGGGTGATATCAGCATGCTGTAGCACTGTGCGTACAGGCATTCTGACCTCCTTCCCCGCCTCTCTGGACGGAATTTAAAGGAAATCTGTTTCGATGACTCTAGCGCACCTTGATGAACTGTTCACGCTCCCCGCCCGAGAGTTACGAGCCCCACCGCTTGAGGAGGAAACGTTCGAGCACTCCGACCGCCGCATCGGTCAGCTTTCCCAGAACCCCCAGAAGAATGATCGTGAGGAACAGCCGGTCAATGCGTCCGTTCTGCTGCGAATCGACGAGCAAGAAGCCTAGGCCGAGTGAAGCACCAAGCAACTCCCCCGCCACCAGGAACAGCCAGGCCTGGGCCAGCGCCAAGCGCAGCGACGAGATTACTGCTGGCACGACAGCAGGCAACTGCACGAGGCCGAGCAAGGCGGGCCCGGAGTATCCGTAGCTTCGGCCTAGTTCGACCAGATGGGAATCCACATGACGCAGTGCAGATGCCACTGTCGTGTACACCGGAAAAAACGCACCGATAGCGATAAGAGCGACCTTGGAGTCTTCGTTGTACCCGAGGTAGAGCCCGAGAAGAGGGACCCACGCGAGAGAAGGCACCGCGCGCAGAGCTCCCAACGTGGGAGCGAAAAACTCTGACACTCGAGCGGAGAGCCCAACGACAGAAGCCAACGCAAGGCCGACGATCGAACCGATCACGAACCCCAGGAGAACGCGCTGGGTGGAGATCGCCACGTGTTGGTAGAGCACCCCACGCTCGTAGAGGTCAACACCGGCCGCCACCACACTGAGCGGTGTCGGCAGCCGGTAGCTGGCAACCAGACCCGACGTGGCGATGATTTGCCAAAGGCCAATCAACGCGAGCGGGAGTACAGCGCCCAGTAGAACCGGGCGAACCCAGCGACGGCGGGGCGAAAGACCCGGCTCGACAGGGGCCGGAGTAGCCGCGACCTCGGTGACGGTGGGCCGCTCCAGCAACGCGGACGGGCTATTCAGCGACACGGCTGGGATCCGCACTGTCGACGTAGGTTGTTTCGAAGAGCGAGGCGAGAGCATCATCAATCTGCGACTGCTCAGCCACGGCGCCCGAGTCCACGAAAATGGGCCCGATGACGTTCAGCACGTCTAGTTGCTTCTGCCCGGGAGCCGGGTCGATCGCGAGGTTCGTACGCTCCAGCAGCACTGAGTTCGCGATGGGGAGATCAATGCCGGCGACATCCGCGAAAATCGCGGCGGCGTCATCCGGGTTCTCCGCGGCCCACTGACGCGCCTTCTCATACGCGTCGATCACCACTTGGGCTAGATCAGGCGACTTCTCGAGAAAGGTCTCCGTGGCGTTGAGAAAGCCATAGCTATTGAAGTCAGGGTTGTCGTACACAATGCGCGAACCGGCATTCACGACGGATGCACTCATGAGCGGATCAAGGCCAGCCCAAGCATCCACGGCGCCTGATTCCAATGCCGTCTTACCGTCAGCGTGCTGCAACTGAGTGATCGTGACTTCATCAAGCCCGATGTCGAACTCGGCAAGCGTCTGGAGCAGGAAGAAGTAAGGGTCAGTACCGGCATTCGCACCGATATTCTTGCCGCGCAGATCCTCGGCTGACTGAATGGGAGAGTCGGCGGCAACGACGATCGCGGACCAGTTCGGCTGCGAGTACACATCTACCGTCTTGATCGGCGAACCGTTAGCGCGAGCCAACAATGCCGCCGAGCCGGCAGTGGAACCGACATCCAAGGCACCGGCTCGTAAGGCATCGTTGGCGGCGGCGGAACCGGATGACTGCA
Proteins encoded in this region:
- a CDS encoding ABC transporter permease, which encodes MNSPSALLERPTVTEVAATPAPVEPGLSPRRRWVRPVLLGAVLPLALIGLWQIIATSGLVASYRLPTPLSVVAAGVDLYERGVLYQHVAISTQRVLLGFVIGSIVGLALASVVGLSARVSEFFAPTLGALRAVPSLAWVPLLGLYLGYNEDSKVALIAIGAFFPVYTTVASALRHVDSHLVELGRSYGYSGPALLGLVQLPAVVPAVISSLRLALAQAWLFLVAGELLGASLGLGFLLVDSQQNGRIDRLFLTIILLGVLGKLTDAAVGVLERFLLKRWGS
- a CDS encoding aliphatic sulfonate ABC transporter substrate-binding protein, which codes for MSRRSLSSLLTAGAVALTLGLSGCVAGEGSALAPEAAGDEGGWSSDTLAVDFATYNPLSLIIKEEGWLESTLGDDVEVTWLQSSGSAAANDALRAGALDVGSTAGSAALLARANGSPIKTVDVYSQPNWSAIVVAADSPIQSAEDLRGKNIGANAGTDPYFFLLQTLAEFDIGLDEVTITQLQHADGKTALESGAVDAWAGLDPLMSASVVNAGSRIVYDNPDFNSYGFLNATETFLEKSPDLAQVVIDAYEKARQWAAENPDDAAAIFADVAGIDLPIANSVLLERTNLAIDPAPGQKQLDVLNVIGPIFVDSGAVAEQSQIDDALASLFETTYVDSADPSRVAE